A single Paratractidigestivibacter faecalis DNA region contains:
- a CDS encoding cation-translocating P-type ATPase, translated as MSDSHEEEMPQIAALTSDAVFKSLGTSAAGLASDQVSELQARYGKNLIQAGKKKSPVIAFLSNFTHLMAILLWVAGIIAFVAGMPELGVAVWLVNLINGCFSFWQEHQADKATEALKKMLPSYVNVMRDGQQAQVLAEDLVPGDVMVLAEGDKISADGRVVRSSDLQVDQSTLTGESNPVRKIADAVLEADLTAAETPNLVFAGTSVSEGNGRVVVTKIGMATEFGKIASLTQNMEDSESPLQRQLDRLTKQVTLFALCMGIVFFLLDVLFVRNGLASSFIFALGMVVAFIPEGLLPTVTLSLAMAVQRMSKRNALVKKLSSVEALGSTSVICTDKTGTLTQNEMTVNHLWTCDREYEVTGVGYGPKGEILCDKDKWEAADNEELRLLVSGGALCSNARLVEPDEEGGRYTVLGDPTEACLLVSAQKAGLSLENLEREMPRVRELPFESRRKRMTTIHQLKRPLDGASRVAFVKGAPNEVVRLSDNYRTDGKVMPMSDEMRKSIMDANDGYAANGLRVLALAYRPLSPDDASIPRSMSDYTPENIECGLTFVGLLVMQDPPRPEVADAVAECRRAGIRVVMITGDYGLTALSIARKIGIVQGPNPRVFSGVELEKTSDDELKEALKGEVVFARMAPEQKLRVVENLQQMGEIVAVTGDGVNDSPALKRADIGVAMGITGTDVAKEAADMILTDDNFASIVHAIEEGRAVYANIKKFMLYILNSNVPEAVPSAIYLLSGGAVPLPLTTMQILTIDLGTDMLPALGLGTEPPEADVMANPPRNPNEPLLSGKVMRKAFLWYGMLGALFSFAAFMFCQVMNGWHPGIEMFGVGNDFDPIYVRATTMALAAIVFTQIGEVWNCRTETASVFSVGLFSNKQINKGILFEIALIIFITLFPPFQSVFHTSPLVLNDFVFLVLLPPVILLLEEARKAIVRKRNHIDRNGVAIKQAPEKR; from the coding sequence ATGTCCGATTCGCATGAGGAGGAGATGCCGCAGATCGCGGCACTCACGAGCGACGCGGTATTCAAGTCGCTAGGCACGAGCGCAGCCGGCCTAGCGAGTGACCAAGTGAGCGAGCTGCAGGCCAGATACGGCAAGAACCTTATCCAGGCGGGTAAGAAGAAGTCGCCGGTCATTGCGTTCCTCTCCAACTTCACGCACCTCATGGCCATCCTCCTCTGGGTGGCCGGCATCATCGCCTTTGTGGCCGGCATGCCCGAGCTCGGCGTCGCCGTCTGGCTGGTCAACCTCATCAACGGTTGCTTCAGCTTCTGGCAGGAGCACCAGGCAGACAAGGCTACCGAGGCCCTGAAGAAGATGCTGCCGTCCTACGTCAACGTCATGCGCGACGGCCAGCAGGCCCAGGTCCTCGCGGAGGACCTCGTCCCCGGTGACGTCATGGTCCTTGCCGAGGGCGACAAGATCTCCGCGGACGGCCGCGTCGTCCGCTCGTCTGACCTCCAGGTCGATCAGTCGACGCTCACGGGCGAGTCGAACCCCGTGAGGAAAATCGCGGACGCCGTCCTCGAGGCCGACCTCACCGCCGCCGAGACCCCCAACCTCGTCTTCGCCGGCACCTCGGTCTCCGAGGGCAACGGACGCGTCGTCGTCACCAAGATTGGTATGGCGACCGAGTTTGGCAAGATCGCCAGCCTCACGCAGAACATGGAGGACTCCGAGAGCCCGCTCCAGCGTCAGCTCGACCGCCTGACCAAGCAGGTCACCCTGTTCGCGCTCTGCATGGGCATCGTCTTCTTCCTCCTCGACGTGCTGTTTGTTCGCAATGGCCTAGCCTCGTCGTTCATCTTCGCCCTTGGCATGGTCGTGGCGTTCATCCCTGAGGGACTGCTCCCCACGGTCACGCTGTCCCTCGCCATGGCCGTCCAGCGCATGAGCAAGCGCAACGCCCTCGTGAAGAAGCTGAGCTCCGTCGAGGCCCTTGGCTCCACGAGCGTCATCTGCACCGATAAGACCGGCACCCTCACCCAGAACGAGATGACCGTCAACCACCTGTGGACCTGCGACCGCGAGTACGAGGTCACCGGTGTCGGTTACGGCCCCAAGGGCGAGATTCTCTGCGACAAGGACAAGTGGGAGGCCGCCGATAACGAGGAGCTTCGCCTGCTCGTCTCCGGTGGTGCCCTTTGCTCCAACGCCCGTCTCGTCGAGCCGGACGAGGAGGGTGGTCGCTACACCGTCCTCGGCGATCCGACCGAGGCCTGCCTGCTCGTCAGCGCGCAGAAGGCTGGCCTTTCCCTCGAGAACCTCGAGCGCGAGATGCCCCGCGTGAGAGAGCTCCCCTTCGAGAGTCGCCGCAAGCGCATGACCACCATCCACCAGCTCAAGCGTCCGCTCGATGGCGCCAGCCGCGTCGCGTTCGTCAAGGGCGCCCCCAACGAGGTCGTCCGCCTCTCCGACAACTACCGCACCGACGGCAAGGTCATGCCGATGAGCGACGAGATGCGCAAGAGCATCATGGACGCAAACGACGGCTATGCCGCCAACGGCCTGCGCGTGCTTGCCCTCGCCTACCGTCCCCTGAGCCCGGACGACGCCTCCATTCCCCGCTCGATGAGCGACTACACGCCCGAGAACATCGAGTGTGGCCTCACCTTCGTCGGCCTCCTCGTCATGCAGGATCCGCCCAGACCCGAGGTCGCCGACGCCGTGGCCGAGTGCCGTCGTGCTGGCATCCGCGTCGTCATGATCACGGGCGACTATGGCCTGACCGCCCTCTCGATCGCCCGCAAGATCGGCATCGTCCAGGGCCCGAACCCTCGCGTTTTCTCTGGTGTCGAGCTCGAGAAGACCTCTGACGACGAGCTCAAGGAGGCCCTGAAGGGCGAGGTCGTCTTTGCCCGCATGGCGCCTGAGCAGAAGCTGCGCGTCGTCGAGAACCTGCAGCAGATGGGCGAGATCGTCGCCGTCACCGGAGATGGCGTGAACGACTCCCCCGCCCTCAAGAGGGCTGACATCGGCGTCGCCATGGGCATCACCGGCACGGACGTGGCCAAGGAGGCCGCGGACATGATCCTGACCGATGACAACTTCGCCTCGATCGTCCACGCCATCGAAGAGGGCCGCGCGGTCTACGCTAACATCAAGAAGTTCATGCTTTACATCCTGAACTCCAACGTGCCCGAGGCTGTCCCCTCTGCGATCTACCTGCTCTCCGGTGGCGCCGTGCCGCTGCCGCTCACGACGATGCAGATCCTCACCATCGACCTTGGCACCGACATGCTGCCCGCCCTTGGTCTTGGCACCGAGCCTCCCGAGGCTGACGTCATGGCCAACCCGCCTCGCAACCCCAACGAGCCGCTGCTCTCCGGCAAGGTCATGCGTAAGGCCTTCCTGTGGTACGGAATGCTCGGCGCCCTGTTCTCCTTCGCTGCGTTCATGTTCTGCCAGGTCATGAACGGCTGGCACCCCGGCATCGAGATGTTTGGTGTAGGCAACGACTTTGATCCGATCTACGTCCGCGCGACGACCATGGCACTTGCGGCCATCGTCTTCACGCAGATCGGCGAGGTCTGGAACTGCCGCACGGAGACCGCATCCGTCTTCTCGGTGGGTCTGTTCTCCAACAAGCAGATCAACAAGGGTATTCTCTTCGAGATCGCACTCATCATCTTCATCACGCTGTTCCCGCCCTTCCAGAGCGTCTTCCACACCAGCCCGCTCGTCCTGAATGACTTCGTGTTCCTGGTGCTGCTGCCGCCCGTCATCCTCCTCCTCGAGGAGGCCCGAAAGGCCATCGTTCGCAAGAGGAACCACATCGATCGCAACGGCGTCGCCATCAAGCAGGCACCGGAAAAGAGGTAA
- a CDS encoding potassium channel family protein, which yields MKVIVVGMGRMGTSLARKLDRQGYEVCAIDQDPERLKALGPTFGGQTVAGVGFDREVLAAAGIDRASAVIACTASDETNIVVARISRQTYRVPRVIARLYEIGNAETYRRLGIQSISTTDWGVRRVCELLTFNELDDVTGIGSGDVRLVRADVPPMLEGSPIRELTAIGEISIVAVSHDNETFVPTQGTVLDHGDIIYAAVQATSASKFRAMLGMTD from the coding sequence ATGAAAGTTATCGTCGTAGGAATGGGCCGCATGGGCACGAGCCTCGCTCGCAAGCTCGACAGGCAGGGCTACGAGGTCTGCGCCATCGACCAGGACCCCGAGCGCCTCAAGGCACTCGGCCCCACGTTCGGCGGCCAGACCGTCGCGGGCGTCGGATTCGACCGTGAGGTTCTTGCTGCCGCCGGCATCGATCGTGCGAGCGCCGTCATCGCCTGCACCGCTTCTGACGAGACGAACATCGTCGTCGCCCGCATCTCCCGACAGACCTATCGCGTCCCGCGCGTCATCGCGCGCCTGTACGAGATCGGCAATGCCGAGACGTATCGCAGGCTCGGCATCCAGAGCATCTCGACCACCGACTGGGGCGTGAGGCGCGTCTGCGAGCTCCTGACCTTCAACGAGCTCGATGACGTCACCGGCATCGGTTCCGGCGATGTGCGCCTCGTTCGTGCCGACGTGCCGCCGATGCTCGAGGGCAGTCCTATTCGCGAGCTCACCGCCATTGGCGAGATAAGTATCGTCGCCGTCTCTCACGACAACGAGACCTTCGTTCCCACCCAGGGCACGGTCCTCGACCACGGCGACATCATCTACGCCGCCGTCCAGGCGACCTCGGCAAGCAAGTTCCGCGCCATGCTCGGCATGACGGATTAG
- a CDS encoding NAD-binding protein, whose product MNIIIVGGGKVGSYLATLLGNRGYNVHIVESRKAVAQRLEEKLPEGSVVRGMGSSPDVLEEAGVLQADVIIAVTGDDEVNLVVAMLAKMEYGVNRVVARVNNPANAWMFDESMGVDIAVDQADIITKSVEEGLDIEDVFTIIRLGKDGHEIVQGEVRPRSAMVGKSIAELQIPDGLVFVALEHEGNILIPNGDTAFSAGDRVVAFASEQGRDFLSHSLQ is encoded by the coding sequence ATGAACATCATCATTGTCGGCGGCGGCAAGGTTGGTTCCTACCTCGCCACTCTGTTGGGCAACCGCGGTTACAACGTTCACATCGTCGAGTCAAGGAAGGCCGTTGCGCAGCGCCTCGAGGAGAAGCTGCCCGAGGGTTCCGTTGTGAGGGGCATGGGTTCGAGCCCGGATGTCCTCGAAGAGGCCGGCGTGCTCCAGGCCGACGTCATTATTGCCGTAACGGGCGATGACGAGGTCAACCTCGTGGTCGCTATGCTCGCCAAGATGGAGTACGGCGTGAATCGCGTCGTCGCCCGTGTGAACAACCCGGCAAATGCCTGGATGTTCGACGAGTCTATGGGCGTCGACATCGCCGTTGACCAGGCGGACATCATCACGAAGTCCGTCGAAGAGGGTCTCGACATAGAGGACGTCTTCACTATCATACGCCTCGGAAAGGATGGTCACGAGATCGTCCAGGGCGAGGTTCGCCCGCGCTCCGCGATGGTGGGCAAGTCGATTGCCGAGCTCCAGATTCCCGACGGCCTGGTCTTTGTTGCCCTCGAGCATGAGGGCAACATCCTTATCCCCAACGGTGACACCGCGTTTAGCGCCGGTGACCGTGTGGTCGCCTTCGCGAGCGAGCAGGGCAGGGACTTCCTGAGTCACTCGCTGCAGTAG
- a CDS encoding integrase: protein MTKPSGAKRHYDMPLPAKQQRGRQTFGGPARAAGIGPNKACGHKGGIRRQGSKRG, encoded by the coding sequence ATGACGAAGCCCAGCGGCGCCAAGCGCCACTACGATATGCCCCTGCCGGCCAAGCAGCAGCGCGGACGGCAGACATTTGGCGGACCCGCGCGCGCAGCGGGCATCGGCCCCAACAAGGCATGCGGCCACAAGGGCGGCATCCGCCGTCAGGGCTCCAAGCGCGGGTAA
- the metG gene encoding methionine--tRNA ligase, which produces MADKPSFFITTPIYYVNAAPHLGTAYCTMLCDVQARYRRAAGYDVKFLTGMDEHGEKVAEAARQHGFATPQEWCDSQAPLFKDLWKRLEISNDDFIRTTEPRQNHAVQHLWERMRESGYLYKGSYDGWYCVPEETYFTENQVKKSDEEKGTKGEHLCPDCGRPLERVQEESYFFRLSAFQDKLLALYDERPDFVQPAFRMNEVRSFVEGGLTDLSVSRTSFDWGIKVPFDERHVTYVWFDALLNYMTAVGYGADSDEARAELAYRWPAQYHVVGKDIIRFHCVIWPAMLMALGEALPEHVFAHGFLTVRNAETGKAEKMSKSRGNAIAPQDVVDLLGVEGYRYYFMTDVAHGEDSAVSFERMEQVYNADLANSWGNLVSRALNMSAKYFDGKTPELEEGWAERDNPLRAIAQGIEARYAGRMDVMDYAGARDAVMELVHAANHYIEDTAPWAVAKDPERAGELKGIIVNLLESIRICAHLFAPFMPATSAEVLRRMSLADEAGAGDLARACEWGGLAGGVEVTKGDALFPRLASEKR; this is translated from the coding sequence GTGGCAGACAAGCCCTCGTTCTTCATCACCACCCCCATCTACTACGTCAACGCCGCGCCCCACCTGGGCACCGCGTACTGCACCATGCTCTGCGACGTCCAGGCCCGCTACCGCCGCGCGGCCGGCTACGACGTCAAGTTCCTGACCGGCATGGACGAGCACGGCGAGAAGGTCGCCGAGGCCGCCCGGCAGCACGGCTTTGCCACCCCGCAGGAGTGGTGCGACAGCCAGGCGCCGCTCTTCAAGGACCTCTGGAAGCGGCTCGAGATCTCCAACGACGACTTCATCCGCACCACCGAGCCACGCCAGAACCACGCGGTCCAGCACCTCTGGGAGCGCATGAGGGAGTCCGGCTACCTCTACAAGGGCAGCTACGACGGCTGGTACTGCGTGCCGGAGGAGACCTACTTCACCGAGAACCAGGTCAAGAAGTCCGACGAGGAGAAGGGCACCAAGGGCGAGCACCTCTGCCCGGACTGCGGCCGCCCGCTGGAGCGCGTGCAGGAGGAGTCCTACTTCTTCAGGCTCTCCGCCTTCCAGGACAAGCTCCTGGCGCTCTACGACGAGCGCCCCGACTTCGTCCAGCCGGCCTTCCGCATGAACGAGGTGCGCTCCTTCGTGGAGGGCGGCCTCACGGACCTCTCCGTCAGCCGCACGAGCTTTGACTGGGGCATCAAGGTCCCCTTCGACGAGAGGCACGTGACCTACGTGTGGTTCGACGCGCTTCTCAACTACATGACCGCCGTGGGCTACGGCGCGGACTCCGACGAGGCGCGCGCCGAGCTGGCCTACCGCTGGCCCGCGCAGTACCACGTGGTGGGCAAGGACATCATCCGCTTCCACTGCGTCATCTGGCCGGCCATGCTCATGGCCCTGGGCGAGGCCCTGCCCGAGCACGTCTTTGCCCACGGCTTCCTCACCGTGCGCAACGCCGAGACGGGCAAGGCCGAGAAGATGTCCAAGTCCCGCGGCAACGCCATCGCGCCGCAGGACGTGGTGGACCTGCTGGGCGTCGAGGGCTACCGCTACTACTTCATGACCGACGTGGCCCACGGCGAGGACTCCGCCGTCTCCTTCGAGCGCATGGAGCAGGTCTACAACGCCGACCTGGCCAACAGCTGGGGCAACCTGGTCTCCCGCGCCCTCAACATGAGCGCCAAGTACTTCGACGGCAAGACCCCCGAGCTGGAGGAGGGCTGGGCCGAGAGGGACAACCCGCTGCGAGCGATCGCCCAGGGCATCGAGGCCCGCTACGCCGGGCGCATGGACGTCATGGACTACGCGGGCGCCAGGGACGCGGTGATGGAGCTCGTCCACGCCGCCAACCACTACATCGAGGACACCGCCCCCTGGGCCGTGGCCAAGGACCCGGAGCGCGCCGGCGAGCTCAAGGGCATCATCGTCAACCTGCTGGAGTCCATCCGCATCTGCGCCCACCTCTTTGCCCCCTTCATGCCCGCGACCTCCGCCGAGGTCCTGCGCCGCATGTCCCTGGCCGACGAGGCCGGCGCCGGCGACCTGGCCCGCGCCTGCGAGTGGGGCGGCCTTGCCGGCGGCGTCGAGGTCACCAAGGGCGACGCCCTCTTCCCGCGCCTGGCCTCCGAGAAGAGGTAG
- a CDS encoding LysR family transcriptional regulator, producing MTLTQLRYVVEVADAGSITAAAARLFIAQPSLSKAVGELEAEMGVQIFERSSRGVAPTEEGTRFLSYARQVVEQADLLESRYAHGAPVRRVFAVSSQHYAFVVNAFVELVREIGGQKYEFSLREGTTAGIIDDVRTQRSEVGVIYLSHYNREVIMGAVRRAELRFEPLFRARPHVFVSRKNPLAERPSVTLEDLAPYPRLTYDQGAQNSFYFSEEPHAVEQVDRQIVVTDRATLFNLLIGLDGYTVSSGILSEDLNGTDIVAVPLESDEEMQVGLLRLAGRPLSPVAARYVEHLRAYLAAV from the coding sequence ATGACGCTCACGCAGCTCAGGTACGTAGTCGAGGTGGCGGACGCCGGCTCCATCACGGCCGCCGCCGCCCGGCTCTTCATAGCGCAGCCCAGCCTCTCCAAGGCCGTGGGCGAGCTCGAGGCCGAGATGGGCGTGCAGATCTTCGAGCGCTCCAGCCGCGGCGTGGCCCCCACCGAGGAGGGCACGCGGTTTCTCTCCTACGCCCGCCAGGTGGTGGAGCAGGCGGACCTGCTGGAGAGCCGCTATGCGCACGGGGCGCCCGTCCGGCGTGTCTTTGCCGTGAGCAGCCAGCACTACGCCTTCGTGGTCAATGCCTTCGTCGAGCTGGTGCGCGAGATTGGTGGCCAGAAGTACGAGTTCTCGCTGCGCGAGGGCACCACGGCCGGCATCATCGACGACGTGCGCACGCAGAGGAGCGAGGTGGGCGTCATCTACCTCAGCCACTACAACCGCGAGGTCATCATGGGCGCCGTGCGTCGGGCCGAGCTGCGCTTCGAGCCGCTCTTCCGCGCGCGGCCGCACGTCTTCGTGAGCCGGAAGAACCCGCTGGCGGAGCGCCCCAGCGTCACGCTGGAGGACCTCGCGCCGTACCCGCGCCTCACCTACGACCAGGGTGCGCAGAACTCGTTCTACTTCTCGGAGGAGCCGCACGCCGTGGAGCAGGTGGACCGCCAGATCGTGGTCACCGACCGCGCCACTCTCTTCAACCTGCTCATTGGCCTGGACGGCTACACCGTGAGCTCGGGCATCCTCTCTGAGGACCTCAACGGAACGGACATCGTGGCCGTCCCGCTCGAGAGCGACGAGGAGATGCAGGTGGGCCTCCTGCGGCTGGCGGGACGTCCCCTCTCGCCCGTCGCCGCCCGCTACGTTGAGCACCTCCGCGCCTATCTCGCCGCCGTATGA
- a CDS encoding 5-methyltetrahydropteroyltriglutamate--homocysteine S-methyltransferase, with translation MAYSKNAPFRADVVGSFLRPDVLKQARADFAAGVIDAGALRAVEDEAIRDLVAKQKAAELHVITDGEFRRSYWHLDFMWGLQGIERRTSRTGYQFHDEETTADTAVVTGKISGENHPFVEHFKFVKALEEEGQVARQTIPAPAQTYSEVILDRCDGQQESLRAVYPTDEELIADIATAYRTVLADLYAAGCRNVQFDDCTWGIYCDRDFVAKTGMSPVDIKKVSELGVAINNAALEGKPADLVVNTHVCRGNYHSTYAFEGGYDPVAPYLFAHEDVSAFYLEFDTPRAGGFEPLAHVAAGKKVVLGLVTSKQPGLEDEELLVRRINEAAQYVPLEDLCLSPQCGFASCECGNKLTEEEQWAKVALVQRVAKRVWGED, from the coding sequence ATGGCCTACAGCAAGAACGCACCCTTCCGCGCCGACGTGGTCGGCAGCTTCCTTCGCCCCGACGTGCTCAAGCAGGCGCGCGCCGACTTTGCCGCGGGCGTCATCGACGCAGGCGCCCTGCGCGCCGTCGAGGACGAGGCTATCCGCGACCTCGTGGCCAAGCAGAAGGCGGCGGAGCTGCACGTCATCACCGACGGCGAGTTCCGCCGCAGCTACTGGCACCTGGACTTCATGTGGGGGCTCCAGGGCATCGAGCGTCGCACCTCGCGCACGGGCTACCAGTTCCACGACGAGGAGACCACCGCCGACACGGCCGTGGTCACGGGCAAGATCTCTGGCGAGAACCACCCGTTCGTGGAGCACTTCAAGTTCGTGAAGGCGCTTGAGGAGGAGGGCCAGGTGGCCCGCCAGACCATCCCAGCGCCCGCCCAGACCTACTCCGAGGTCATCCTGGACCGCTGCGACGGCCAGCAGGAGAGCCTGCGCGCCGTCTACCCCACCGACGAGGAGCTCATCGCCGACATTGCCACCGCGTACCGCACGGTGCTGGCCGACCTCTACGCCGCCGGCTGCCGCAACGTGCAGTTTGACGACTGCACCTGGGGCATCTACTGCGACCGCGACTTCGTGGCAAAGACTGGCATGAGCCCCGTGGACATCAAGAAGGTCTCCGAGCTGGGCGTGGCCATCAACAACGCCGCGCTGGAGGGCAAGCCGGCAGACCTCGTGGTCAACACCCACGTCTGCCGCGGCAACTACCACTCCACCTACGCCTTCGAGGGCGGCTACGACCCGGTGGCGCCCTACCTGTTTGCGCACGAGGACGTCAGCGCCTTCTACCTTGAGTTTGACACGCCGCGCGCCGGCGGCTTCGAGCCGCTTGCCCACGTGGCGGCCGGCAAGAAGGTGGTGCTGGGCCTGGTCACGAGCAAGCAGCCCGGCCTCGAGGACGAGGAGCTGCTGGTGAGGCGCATCAACGAGGCCGCCCAGTACGTGCCGCTGGAGGACCTCTGCCTCTCCCCGCAGTGCGGCTTTGCCTCCTGCGAGTGCGGGAACAAGCTGACCGAGGAGGAGCAGTGGGCCAAGGTCGCCCTGGTCCAGCGCGTGGCAAAGCGCGTGTGGGGCGAGGATTAG
- the rsmI gene encoding 16S rRNA (cytidine(1402)-2'-O)-methyltransferase, protein MTGMLSMVGTPIGNLQDASPRVVSTLDAADVVLCEDTRVTGKLMAAFGLHTHLERCDENVIEQRVPAVLDRLRAGERVAFVSDAGMPGVSDPGQRLVDAALDEGLSVEVIPGPSAVTCALVASGLASEHFFFEGFLPRRKSAQVTRLRELALVPGTIVCYESPRRVAETLANVAEVFPARRVALVRELTKLHEECVRGVAGELAAEVAARGEVRGECVVVIAAPDAAELEDRRRAASGGPATLEEAIAQGLAAGEPKSALAKRLAKSFSLPKAQVYDKILQLG, encoded by the coding sequence ATGACCGGCATGCTCTCCATGGTGGGCACGCCCATCGGAAACCTGCAGGACGCCTCGCCGCGCGTGGTCTCCACGCTGGACGCGGCCGACGTCGTGCTGTGCGAGGACACCCGCGTCACGGGCAAGCTCATGGCCGCCTTCGGCCTCCACACGCACCTGGAGCGCTGCGACGAGAACGTCATCGAGCAGCGCGTCCCTGCCGTGCTGGACCGCCTGCGGGCGGGGGAGCGCGTGGCGTTTGTCTCCGACGCGGGCATGCCGGGCGTCTCCGACCCGGGCCAGCGCCTGGTGGACGCGGCCCTGGACGAGGGCCTTTCCGTCGAGGTCATCCCTGGCCCCTCGGCCGTGACCTGCGCGCTCGTTGCCTCCGGCCTGGCGAGCGAGCACTTCTTCTTCGAGGGCTTCCTGCCCAGGCGCAAGTCCGCGCAGGTGACGCGCCTTAGGGAGCTTGCCCTGGTGCCGGGCACCATCGTCTGCTACGAGAGCCCCCGGCGCGTGGCGGAGACCCTGGCCAACGTGGCCGAGGTCTTTCCGGCGCGGCGCGTGGCGCTCGTGCGCGAGCTCACCAAGCTCCACGAGGAATGCGTGCGCGGCGTGGCGGGCGAGCTTGCCGCCGAGGTGGCGGCCCGCGGGGAGGTCCGCGGGGAGTGCGTGGTGGTCATCGCCGCGCCCGACGCCGCGGAGCTGGAGGACCGGCGCCGCGCCGCCTCGGGAGGCCCCGCCACGCTTGAGGAGGCCATCGCCCAGGGACTTGCCGCAGGCGAGCCCAAGAGCGCCCTGGCCAAGCGGCTTGCCAAGTCCTTCTCGCTTCCCAAGGCCCAGGTGTACGACAAGATTCTTCAACTGGGGTAA
- a CDS encoding glycoside hydrolase family 5 protein has translation MNLTGWLSLEPWVTPELFAEAGALDEDALLKGLGARNYAEVVRRHRNSFITRDDFVRIASRGFNAVRLPVPWYAFGDGAAQTIGFVGCMEHVDDALDWAEELGLKVVFALAINPGGPGRGGEATHDLADMRLSRERALDVVFRLSKRYASRMGFFGIELADDVVSQRRLGLTLTEGMPVHLLRNYYREAYELVRHAAGEEPVVIMPDGGIPGGWGRFMAQRHYRNAWLDCHLDRRPTTRVDVSGPSGVRRLVERNSRQLREAARAGMPVMVGKWSAALPIADSAMTPEGRIALERVFTSEQIAAYEKAPAWFFNTWKTSGLLPGWDARVAMATFERGMIA, from the coding sequence GTGAACCTGACGGGTTGGCTCTCGCTTGAGCCGTGGGTGACGCCCGAGCTGTTTGCCGAGGCGGGGGCCCTTGACGAGGACGCCCTGCTCAAGGGGCTTGGCGCGCGCAACTACGCCGAGGTCGTCCGTCGCCACCGCAACTCCTTCATCACGAGGGACGACTTTGTGAGAATAGCCTCGCGCGGCTTCAACGCCGTGAGGCTGCCCGTCCCCTGGTACGCCTTTGGCGACGGCGCGGCGCAGACCATCGGCTTCGTCGGCTGCATGGAGCACGTCGACGATGCGCTGGACTGGGCCGAGGAGCTTGGCCTCAAGGTCGTCTTTGCCCTGGCCATCAATCCTGGCGGCCCCGGGCGCGGCGGAGAGGCCACCCATGACCTTGCCGACATGCGCCTTTCTCGCGAGAGGGCGCTTGACGTGGTCTTCAGGCTCTCCAAGCGCTACGCCTCCCGCATGGGCTTCTTTGGCATCGAGCTTGCCGACGACGTGGTCTCGCAGCGCCGGCTTGGGCTGACCCTCACCGAGGGCATGCCCGTCCACCTCCTGCGCAACTACTATCGCGAGGCCTACGAGCTGGTCCGCCACGCCGCGGGCGAGGAGCCCGTGGTCATCATGCCCGACGGCGGCATTCCTGGCGGCTGGGGCCGCTTCATGGCCCAGCGCCACTACCGCAACGCTTGGCTCGACTGCCACCTCGACCGACGCCCGACCACGCGCGTGGACGTCTCTGGCCCCTCGGGGGTGCGCCGCCTGGTGGAGCGCAACTCTCGCCAGCTGCGCGAGGCCGCCCGCGCCGGCATGCCGGTCATGGTGGGCAAATGGTCCGCGGCGCTGCCCATCGCGGACTCCGCCATGACGCCCGAGGGCCGCATTGCCCTGGAGCGCGTCTTCACCTCCGAGCAGATCGCCGCCTACGAGAAGGCTCCCGCCTGGTTCTTCAACACCTGGAAGACCTCGGGCCTGCTGCCCGGCTGGGACGCGCGCGTGGCAATGGCAACCTTCGAGCGGGGGATGATCGCCTGA
- a CDS encoding 6-pyruvoyl trahydropterin synthase family protein produces MYELSTEYWFDSAHFLTDYNGKCENLHGHQWRVTAYVRASELGAFGTEKDMVVDFATLKRIVREECDALDHTFLVEEGSLAPATMDALAAEGFSLTVLPFRTTSENLARYLFERLVARGLPVSRVDCNETPNNRASFSPDRG; encoded by the coding sequence ATGTACGAGCTTTCCACCGAGTACTGGTTTGACTCGGCGCACTTCCTGACGGACTACAACGGCAAGTGCGAGAACCTGCATGGCCACCAGTGGCGCGTGACGGCCTACGTGCGCGCCTCCGAGCTGGGCGCGTTCGGCACCGAGAAGGACATGGTCGTTGACTTTGCCACCCTCAAGCGCATCGTGCGCGAGGAGTGCGACGCGCTCGACCACACCTTCCTGGTGGAGGAGGGCTCGCTTGCCCCCGCGACCATGGACGCGCTGGCGGCCGAGGGCTTCAGCCTCACCGTCCTGCCCTTCCGCACCACGTCCGAGAACCTGGCCCGCTACCTCTTCGAGCGCCTGGTCGCGCGTGGCCTTCCCGTGAGCCGCGTGGATTGCAACGAGACTCCCAACAACCGCGCGTCCTTCTCGCCTGACCGGGGGTAG